A portion of the Juglans microcarpa x Juglans regia isolate MS1-56 chromosome 1D, Jm3101_v1.0, whole genome shotgun sequence genome contains these proteins:
- the LOC121253461 gene encoding LOW QUALITY PROTEIN: exportin-2 (The sequence of the model RefSeq protein was modified relative to this genomic sequence to represent the inferred CDS: inserted 1 base in 1 codon) produces MEWNAETLQFLSQCFLHTLSPAPEPRRRAEDSLSRASDSPNYGLAVLRLVAEPSVDEQIRQAAAVNFKNHLRARWAPASVDEPDSSALSLIADPEKEQIKALIVPLMLSSTPKIQSQLSEALALIGKHDFPKLWPALLPELVANLQKASQASDYTSINGILGTANSIFKKFRYQYKTNDLLLDLKYCLDNFAAPLLEIFLKTAALVDSAANSGAPASTLKPLFESQKLCCRIFYSLNFQELPEFFEDHMKEWMTEFRKYLGTSYPVLESSGVDGLALVDELRAAVCENINLYMEKNEEEFQGYLNDFVLSVWSLLGNVTQSSSRDQLAMVAIKFLTTVSMSVHHTLFAGPAVIPQICQSIVIPNVRLREEDEELFEMNYIEFIRRDMEGSDLDTRRRIACELLKGIATNYKQQVTEIVSSQIQHLLTSFAANPAANWKDKDCVIYLVVSLATKRAGGTSVSTDLVDLQSFFASVIVPELKSQDVNGFPMLKAGALKFFTMFRNQISKDIAAHLFQDLVRFLLSESNVVHSYAASCIEKLMLVKDEGGRAKYTGKDIAPFFGELMTNLFNAFKFPESEENQYIMKCIMRVLGVAEISREVAGTCITGLTSILMEVCKNPKNPIFNHYLFESVAILVKRACEKDPSLISAFEARLFPCLQQILANDVTEFFPYAFQLLAQLVELNSPPIPPSYMQIFEILLSPDSWKRASNVPALVRLLQAFLQKAPLELNQEGRLNKVLGIFNTLISSPSTAEQGFYVLNTVIESLEYGVIAPYICHIWAALFGQLQNRRAVKFVKSFVIIMSLFAVKHGSTNLVDTMNAVQPNIFSMIVKQFWIPNLRLITGAIELKLTAVASTRLICESSALLDAANVELWGKMLDSIVTLLSRPEQDRLEEEPEMPDIAENVGYTATFVRLYNAGRKEEDPLKDIKEPREFLVASLARLSSLSPGRYPXIINQYMDPANQAALLQLCSTYNCPIV; encoded by the exons ATGGAGTGGAACGCAGAAACTCTTCAGTTCCTTTCCCAATGCTTCCTCCACACTCTTTCTCCGGCTCCCGAGCCCCGCCGCCGCGCCGAAGATTCGCTCTCCAGGGCTTCTGACAGCCCCAACTATGGACTCGCGGTCCTCCGCCTCGTCGCCGAGCCCTCCGTTGATGAGCAGATCCGTCAAGCCGCTGCCGTCAACTTCAAGAACCATCTCCGGGCCAGATGGGCACCCGCCTCAGTGGATGAGCCCGACTCCTCCGCCCTGTCCCTTATTGCCGATCCCGAGAAGGAGCAGATCAAAGCGCTGATCGTTCCCCTCATGCTCTCATCTACTCCCAAAATCCAATCCCAGCTCAGCGAAGCCCTTGCCCTCATCGGCAAGCACGATTTCCCGAAGCTTTGGCCGGCACTGCTCCCTGAGCTTGTCGCGAACCTACAGAAGGCATCGCAGGCGTCCGATTACACATCCATCAACGGTATTCTCGGCACCGCCAACTCTATCTTTAAGAAATTTCGGTACCAGTACAAAACCAATGATCTTTTgctagatttaaaatattgtttggatAATTTTGCCGCACCGTTATTAGAAATCTTTCTCAAAACCGCTGCTTTGGTTGATTCGGCGGCAAACTCGGGTGCACCCGCCTCCACCCTTAAGCCCCTTTTTGagtctcagaagttgtgttgcAGAATATTTTATTCCTTGAATTTTCAGGAACTGCCTGAGTTTTTTGAAGACCATATGAAGGAGTGGATGACTGAGTTTAGGAAGTACCTTGGGACGAGTTACCCAGTGCTCGAGAGTAGTGGGGTTGATGGGCTTGCGCTCGTAGACGAGCTTAGAGCAGCGGTATGTGAGAATATTAATCTTTATATGGAGAAGAACGAGGAGGAGTTTCAAGGGTACTTGAATGATTTTGTCCTGTCGGTTTGGAGTTTATTAGGGAATGTCACTCAGTCTTCTAGCCGTGATCAGCTAGCCATGGTTGCGATCAAGTTTTTGACCACAGTAAGCATGAGCGTGCACCACACTTTGTTTGCAGGTCCGGCAGTGATACCACAGATTTGTCAGAGCATCGTGATTCCAAATGTGAGGCTGagggaggaggatgaggaactatttgaaatgaattatataGAGTTCATTAGGAGGGATATGGAGGGCAGTGATCTTGATACTAGGAGGAGAATCGCATGTGAGCTTCTTAAAGGGATTGCAACCAATTATAAGCAACAGGTCACGGAAATAGTTTCTTCACAGATTCAACATTTGTTAACCTCCTTTGCAGCAAACCCAGCTGCAAATTGGAAGGATAAGGACTGTGTCATATACTTAGTTGTCTCCCTTGCTACTAAGAGGGCTGGGGGTACTTCTGTCTCGACTGATCTTGTAGACCTTCAAAGTTTTTTTGCTTCAGTTATTGTGCCTGAGTTGAAAAGTCAGGATGTCAATGGGTTTCCAATGCTTAAGGCAGGTGCATTGAAATTCTTTACAATGTTCCGGAATCAGATATCAAAGGACATTGCAGCTCATCTGTTTCAAGATTTGGTTCGGTTCCTTCTTTCGGAGTCAAATGTTGTTCATTCTTATGCTGCGAGTTGTATTGAGAAACTCATGCTGGTCAAGGATGAGGGGGGGAGAGCAAAATACACTGGAAAAGACATTGCTCCATTTTTTGGAGAGCTGATGACCAACCTTTTTAATGCTTTCAAGTTTCCTGAGTCTGAGGAGAATCAATACATAATGAAATGCATCATGCGGGTTCTTGGAGTAGCAGAAATATCTCGTGAAGTTGCTGGAACTTGCATAACTGGGTTGACCTCTATTCTCATGGAAGTTTGTAAAAACCCTAAGAATCCAATCTTTAATCACTATCTCTTTGAGTCTGTGGCCATTCTTGTCAAGCGGGCCTGTGAGAAAGACCCCTCTCTCATATCAGCTTTTGAAGCCAGGCTTTTTCCTTGCCTCCAGCAGATATTGGCCAATGATGTTACTGAGTTCTTCCCATATGCATTTCAGCTGTTGGCTCAGCTAGTTGAATTGAATAGTCCTCCGATTCCTCCAAGCTACATGCAAATTTTTGAGATTCTCCTGTCACCTGATTCATGGAAGAGAGCTTCAAATGTCCCAGCCCTCGTGCGTTTACTTCAGGCCTTCCTTCAGAAGGCACCCCTTGAGCTTAACCAAGAGGGAAGGCTTAACAAGGTCCTTGGTATATTCAATACCCTCATCTCATCCCCTAGTACAGCTGAACAGGGCTTCTATGTGCTCAACACTGTCATTGAGAGTCTTGAATATGGTGTAATTGCACCCTACATTTGTCATATTTGGGCCGCCCTTTTTGGGCAGCTCCAAAATAGACGAGCTGTAAAGTTTGTCAAGTCTTTCGTGATAATTATGTCACTCTTTGCAGTCAAACATGGTTCTACAAACCTTGTAGATACCATGAATGCTGTTCAGCCCAACATATTTTCTATGATTGTGAAGCAGTTTTGGATACCTAATCTCAGGCTGATCACAGGAGCAATTGAGCTTAAGTTGACTGCAGTTGCTTCTACCAGGCTTATCTGTGAGTCTTCTGCTCTTTTGGATGCTGCAAATGTTGAACTGTGGGGAAAAATGCTGGATAGCATTGTTACCCTCCTTTCACGACCAGAGCAGGATAGGCTGGAGGAGGAACCAGAAATGCCGGATATTGCAGAAAATGTGGGTTACACCGCCACCTTTGTCCGTCTATATAATGCTGGAAGAAAAGAGgaggatcctctgaaagatatAAAAGAACCCAGGGAGTTTTTGGTAGCTTCGTTGGCAAGGCTTTCTTCACTTTCTCCTGGGCGATACC AGATCATCAATCAATATATGGATCCAGCAAATCAAGCAGCATTGCTTCAGCTTTGCAGCACTTATAATTGCCCAATTGTTTGA